A part of Caldisericia bacterium genomic DNA contains:
- a CDS encoding indolepyruvate oxidoreductase subunit beta, whose amino-acid sequence MNEYNILIVGVGGQGVLKLAEMICEVSILENNNALMSEIHGMAQRGGSVFSEVRIGNILSPIFEDGEGDLLISLEPSEILRYIHKIKNNSIILINDSEIIPFTVSLGISTYPDKEKIYESLRKITDKLYIINGTKLLEEMKIAYTLNSFIFGLFSYINPLNFKLENYYKVLENNFKGKSLELNKISFELGREKGNMFKI is encoded by the coding sequence ATGAATGAATATAACATTTTAATTGTTGGTGTTGGTGGGCAAGGAGTTTTAAAACTTGCTGAGATGATTTGTGAAGTTTCAATTCTTGAAAATAATAATGCATTAATGAGTGAAATTCATGGTATGGCTCAAAGGGGTGGCTCAGTTTTTTCTGAAGTAAGAATTGGAAATATTTTAAGTCCAATTTTTGAAGATGGAGAAGGCGATCTTTTGATTTCATTAGAACCATCTGAAATCTTAAGATATATTCATAAAATAAAAAACAATTCAATTATTTTAATTAATGATAGTGAAATAATACCATTTACTGTTTCATTAGGAATCTCAACTTATCCTGATAAAGAAAAAATTTATGAATCTTTAAGAAAGATAACTGATAAACTTTATATTATTAATGGAACAAAATTGTTAGAAGAAATGAAAATTGCATATACTCTAAACTCTTTTATTTTTGGTCTTTTTTCATATATAAATCCTCTAAATTTCAAATTGGAAAATTATTATAAAGTCCTTGAAAATAATTTCAAAGGAAAAAGTTTAGAATTAAATAAAATTTCTTTTGAACTTGGAAGAGAAAAGGGTAATATGTTTAAGATATAA
- the iorA gene encoding indolepyruvate ferredoxin oxidoreductase subunit alpha, which produces MKLNELISNETGKKVFLLGNESFARGFLEGGGKVAATYPGTPSSEIGNILSKIAKEMNFYFEFSINEKVAFEVAASSSLSGIRSMTFFKHVGLNVAMDSFMSSAYLGTIGGFVIISCDDPSMFSSQNEQDNRILAKFAGVPMLEPRNPDEGRKLIKYAFMISEKYEIPVLIRSTTRLSHMRGVVELEKIEYLDRNPYFNKNPNRFVPIPANARVLHKNLVEKINNIKYEVEVSPFNFVIKNNGKYGIITSGISSNYVVDIVNKYNLPFDILSLGFTNPIPEEQIKKFLENYENIIVVEELEPFLENEIRVIKEKNNIKTQIFGKDEKIFTNLYEYNPDRVKNYLFNFLGKENEKKLFKIEGITPPLRPPVLCPGCPHRATYYAVFKVLRKLKIKDAIFPSDIGCYTLGIGKPFDMADTCYSMGSSIGVACGLSKSTKQKVIAFIGDSTFFHAGIPPLVNGFYNKDNFLLIILDNETTAMTGHQPNPGIGIDGMGDVAPKVNIEDLIKGIGIKFVKVVDPYNLTESMNAIEEALKEEGVKVIVARRECALIRDDRMRKEGFSIKYLINDEKCRNCLICVRQFSCPAIYIEDKKIKINEVLCDGCGVCAEVCPFNAIEVRK; this is translated from the coding sequence ATGAAATTGAATGAATTAATTTCAAATGAGACTGGGAAGAAAGTTTTTCTTCTCGGTAATGAAAGTTTTGCAAGAGGTTTTCTTGAAGGAGGAGGAAAAGTTGCAGCAACTTATCCTGGAACACCATCCTCTGAAATAGGAAATATATTAAGTAAAATAGCAAAAGAGATGAATTTTTATTTTGAATTTTCAATTAATGAGAAAGTTGCATTTGAAGTTGCTGCATCTTCTTCTCTTTCTGGCATAAGAAGCATGACATTTTTTAAACATGTAGGACTTAATGTTGCTATGGATTCATTTATGAGTTCAGCGTATCTTGGAACAATTGGTGGTTTTGTAATTATTTCTTGTGATGATCCAAGCATGTTTTCATCTCAAAACGAGCAAGATAATAGAATTCTTGCTAAATTTGCAGGAGTTCCTATGCTTGAACCAAGAAACCCTGATGAAGGAAGAAAGTTAATTAAATATGCCTTTATGATTTCTGAGAAATATGAGATACCAGTTTTAATTAGATCAACAACTAGATTATCACATATGAGAGGAGTTGTTGAACTTGAAAAAATTGAATATCTTGATAGAAATCCTTATTTTAATAAAAACCCTAATAGATTTGTACCAATTCCTGCAAATGCAAGAGTTTTGCATAAAAATTTAGTTGAAAAAATAAATAATATAAAATATGAAGTAGAAGTTTCACCTTTTAATTTTGTTATCAAAAATAATGGAAAATATGGAATAATTACTTCTGGTATTTCCTCAAATTATGTTGTTGATATTGTGAATAAATATAATTTACCATTTGATATTCTATCTCTTGGATTTACAAATCCAATTCCTGAAGAACAAATTAAAAAATTTTTAGAAAATTATGAAAATATAATAGTTGTTGAAGAATTAGAGCCTTTTTTGGAGAATGAGATAAGAGTTATAAAAGAAAAAAATAATATAAAAACACAAATTTTTGGAAAAGATGAAAAAATATTTACAAATCTTTATGAATATAATCCAGATAGAGTTAAAAATTATTTATTTAATTTCCTAGGAAAAGAAAATGAAAAAAAGTTATTTAAAATTGAAGGAATAACACCACCTTTAAGGCCTCCAGTTCTTTGTCCAGGATGTCCACATAGAGCAACATATTATGCAGTTTTTAAAGTGTTAAGAAAGTTAAAAATAAAGGATGCAATTTTTCCGTCAGACATAGGTTGTTATACTCTTGGAATTGGGAAGCCATTTGATATGGCAGATACATGTTATTCTATGGGAAGTTCAATTGGTGTTGCATGTGGTTTATCAAAATCAACAAAACAAAAAGTTATTGCATTTATAGGAGATTCAACGTTTTTCCATGCAGGAATTCCTCCTTTGGTTAATGGTTTTTATAATAAAGATAATTTTTTACTTATTATTCTCGACAATGAAACAACAGCAATGACAGGTCATCAACCAAATCCAGGAATAGGCATAGACGGGATGGGAGATGTTGCTCCAAAAGTTAATATTGAGGATTTAATTAAAGGAATCGGAATAAAATTTGTAAAGGTAGTTGATCCTTATAATCTAACAGAAAGTATGAATGCAATTGAAGAAGCTCTTAAAGAGGAGGGAGTTAAAGTGATTGTTGCTAGAAGAGAGTGTGCTTTAATTCGCGATGATAGAATGAGAAAAGAAGGGTTCTCTATAAAATATTTAATAAATGATGAAAAATGTAGAAATTGTCTTATTTGTGTAAGACAATTTTCGTGTCCTGCAATTTATATAGAAGATAAAAAAATAAAAATAAATGAAGTTTTATGCGATGGTTGTGGTGTTTGTGCTGAAGTTTGTCCATTTAATGCAATTGAGGTGAGAAAATGA
- a CDS encoding tagatose 1,6-diphosphate aldolase — protein MEKRLLTPGKFKGLRRLADDSGRFRMLAIDQRGSLRKMLAKTIGKDSKEIKYEDMAIAKRLVIEYLSPYFSATLTDPQYGLPEGIKFLDRDSALLLAIEESGTKDSGYKNREKLTPILEGWSVEKIKRTGADAVKLLLYYRPDSSPEIKENQENIVRMIGSEARRLDFPFVLEPMSYPFKDDEIENETNFIRKKPEIVLKTVEEFSKEEYGVDILKLEFPVDLKYVDDFSWGAFDGKERDAVFTIDDAYEFCESITDVSRIPWVILSAGVDIEEFLINVEIASESGASGFLAGRAVWKEFTKFFPDTASMSLWLKTTGVERYYKLFDASVKAVPFFEHPYFQSFANIEIEDQGENWYLKYKNFKGEESKEAKKEKEEY, from the coding sequence ATGGAAAAAAGATTATTAACACCAGGAAAATTTAAAGGTTTAAGAAGATTAGCAGATGATTCAGGCAGATTTAGAATGCTTGCAATAGATCAAAGAGGTTCATTAAGGAAAATGTTAGCAAAAACAATTGGTAAAGATTCAAAAGAGATAAAATATGAAGATATGGCTATTGCAAAAAGACTTGTTATAGAATATCTTTCTCCTTATTTTTCTGCAACTCTAACAGACCCACAGTATGGATTACCAGAAGGAATAAAATTTCTAGATAGAGATTCAGCACTTCTTCTTGCTATTGAAGAAAGTGGTACTAAAGATAGTGGCTACAAAAATAGAGAAAAATTAACTCCAATTCTTGAAGGATGGAGTGTAGAAAAAATTAAAAGAACTGGAGCTGATGCAGTAAAACTTCTTTTATACTACAGACCAGATTCTTCTCCTGAAATTAAAGAAAATCAAGAAAATATAGTTAGAATGATAGGAAGTGAAGCCAGAAGATTAGATTTTCCATTTGTTTTAGAACCAATGAGTTATCCATTTAAAGATGATGAAATAGAAAATGAAACAAACTTTATTAGAAAAAAACCAGAAATTGTTTTGAAAACTGTTGAGGAGTTCTCAAAAGAAGAATATGGTGTTGATATTTTAAAACTTGAATTTCCAGTTGATCTTAAATATGTTGATGATTTTTCTTGGGGTGCTTTTGATGGGAAAGAGAGAGATGCAGTTTTTACAATTGATGATGCATATGAATTTTGTGAGTCAATAACAGATGTTTCAAGAATACCATGGGTAATTTTATCAGCAGGTGTTGATATTGAGGAGTTTTTAATTAATGTTGAAATTGCAAGCGAAAGTGGTGCTAGTGGTTTTCTTGCTGGAAGAGCAGTTTGGAAAGAATTTACAAAATTTTTCCCTGATACAGCAAGCATGAGTTTATGGCTTAAAACAACAGGTGTTGAAAGATATTACAAACTTTTTGATGCATCAGTTAAGGCTGTACCATTCTTTGAACATCCTTATTTCCAGAGTTTTGCGAATATTGAAATAGAAGATCAAGGTGAAAATTGGTACTTAAAATATAAAAACTTTAAAGGAGAAGAATCGAAAGAAGCAAAAAAGGAAAAAGAAGAGTATTAA
- a CDS encoding ABC transporter substrate-binding protein, with the protein MRRLTLILVVLVLILGVAGLNNACKPKEEKPQVQEEIKIGGVGPISGEAATFGLSTREGEELAVEEWNAKGGVLGKKIKLIFEDDKGDPTEAATVFTKLIEQDKVVGIVGTVMSKCSLAGAPICQAKGVPMISPTSTNPKVTEVGDYIFRACFIDPFQGTVGANFAYKDLGVRKAGCVFDIGNDYTKGLAEFFRDQFIKLGGKIVGFESHPTGATDFKAQLTKLIQAGAELIYISDYYNDAGLIMKQARELGFKGYFLGGDGWDSPKLVEIGGQAVEGGFFTNHFSKDDQRAEVQDFVKRYKAKFGKDPDALAALAYDAMNLMLTAIQNAGSTDGAKVRDAMKNISFKGVSGLITFDQNRNPVKSAVIIEIKNGQQVYKTTVNP; encoded by the coding sequence ATGAGGAGGTTAACTTTAATTTTAGTTGTTTTAGTTTTAATTTTAGGAGTTGCAGGCTTAAATAATGCTTGCAAACCAAAAGAGGAGAAACCACAGGTCCAAGAAGAAATTAAAATTGGTGGAGTTGGACCTATTTCAGGTGAGGCAGCAACTTTTGGACTCTCAACAAGAGAAGGTGAAGAGTTAGCAGTTGAAGAGTGGAATGCAAAAGGTGGTGTTTTGGGCAAAAAAATTAAACTTATTTTTGAGGATGACAAAGGAGATCCTACAGAAGCAGCCACAGTATTTACAAAACTAATTGAGCAAGATAAGGTTGTTGGAATTGTTGGAACAGTTATGAGTAAGTGTTCTCTTGCAGGTGCGCCAATTTGTCAAGCAAAAGGAGTTCCAATGATTTCACCAACATCAACAAATCCAAAAGTTACTGAAGTTGGTGATTATATTTTCAGAGCATGTTTCATTGATCCATTCCAAGGAACAGTTGGTGCTAATTTTGCTTATAAAGATTTAGGTGTAAGAAAAGCAGGTTGTGTTTTTGATATTGGAAATGATTATACAAAAGGTTTAGCAGAGTTCTTCAGAGATCAATTTATAAAACTTGGAGGTAAAATTGTAGGTTTCGAATCTCACCCAACAGGAGCTACAGATTTTAAAGCACAATTAACTAAGTTAATTCAAGCAGGCGCAGAATTGATTTATATATCTGATTATTATAATGACGCAGGTTTAATAATGAAACAGGCAAGAGAACTTGGATTTAAAGGGTATTTCTTAGGTGGTGATGGATGGGATTCACCAAAGTTAGTTGAAATTGGAGGTCAAGCAGTTGAAGGTGGTTTCTTTACAAACCACTTCTCAAAAGATGACCAAAGAGCAGAAGTTCAAGATTTTGTTAAAAGATACAAAGCAAAATTTGGAAAAGACCCAGATGCTTTAGCAGCACTAGCTTATGACGCAATGAATTTAATGCTCACAGCTATTCAAAATGCTGGTTCAACAGATGGAGCTAAAGTAAGAGATGCAATGAAAAACATTAGTTTCAAAGGTGTATCAGGTTTAATTACATTTGACCAAAATAGAAACCCTGTTAAATCAGCAGTTATTATTGAAATTAAAAATGGTCAACAAGTTTATAAGACAACTGTAAACCCATAA
- a CDS encoding branched-chain amino acid ABC transporter permease, whose amino-acid sequence MKLPRNIQLIIYALIFYLFVFLSHRFGILINDYILHIINVSLIYVILTVSLNLINGFTGQFSIGHMGFAAVGAYVSGILTTLIWKIKPVNIQSYFLFIIAMLIGGICALGIGYLIGLPTLRLRGDYLAIVTLGFGEIIRTIINNVDYVGGPRGLLGIPKFSNFTIIFVITLISVIIMRNIVYSTHGRAFKSIREDPIASELVGVNTTKYKVMIFTVASFFAGIAGSLLCHLLQIAHPTQYGFLGTILVLVMVYAGGMGSISGSIIAAFGLTFMSEGLRLVLRALDDITPTIQIGIEWRMVIYALLLILIMLFRTEGLMGKRELKILVPEEEER is encoded by the coding sequence ATGAAATTACCAAGAAACATACAATTAATAATTTATGCTTTAATTTTTTATCTTTTTGTTTTTTTGTCACACAGATTTGGAATTTTAATTAATGATTATATTTTACATATAATAAATGTATCTCTAATATATGTTATACTCACTGTTAGTTTAAATTTGATAAATGGATTTACAGGTCAATTTTCAATTGGACACATGGGTTTTGCTGCAGTTGGTGCATATGTCTCAGGAATTTTAACAACTCTTATTTGGAAAATAAAACCTGTTAATATACAAAGCTATTTTTTGTTCATAATAGCAATGTTAATTGGTGGTATTTGTGCTTTAGGAATAGGTTATCTTATAGGACTTCCAACTTTAAGATTAAGAGGAGATTATCTAGCAATAGTTACACTTGGATTTGGTGAAATAATAAGAACAATTATAAACAATGTTGATTATGTTGGTGGACCAAGAGGTCTTCTTGGAATTCCAAAATTTTCAAACTTTACTATTATATTTGTAATAACATTAATTTCTGTCATTATAATGAGAAATATAGTATATTCAACTCATGGAAGAGCTTTTAAATCGATAAGGGAGGATCCAATTGCCTCTGAACTTGTTGGTGTAAATACAACTAAATATAAAGTGATGATTTTTACAGTTGCATCTTTCTTTGCAGGAATAGCTGGTTCTCTACTTTGTCATCTCCTTCAAATAGCGCATCCAACTCAATATGGATTTTTAGGTACTATTTTAGTTCTTGTTATGGTTTATGCTGGAGGAATGGGAAGTATCTCTGGATCAATAATAGCAGCATTTGGTTTAACATTTATGTCTGAAGGTTTAAGACTTGTTTTGAGAGCACTTGATGATATAACTCCTACCATACAGATTGGAATAGAATGGAGAATGGTAATTTACGCTCTTCTTTTGATTTTAATAATGTTATTTAGAACAGAAGGTCTTATGGGAAAAAGGGAGCTAAAGATTCTTGTTCCAGAAGAGGAGGAAAGATAA
- a CDS encoding ABC transporter ATP-binding protein produces the protein MLEVVNLEVNYGAIKALKGISFKVKPGEIVTLIGANGAGKTTTLRTISGLIKPSDGKIYFKGQDITNLDAHKIVELGISHVPEGRRVFATLTVMENLELAAWTIKDRKIRNERFEMVFEIFPRLKERRKQLAGTLSGGEQQMLSVARALTTGGDIMLLDEPSMGLAPILVDEIFEILEKINKQGTTILLVEQNARKALNLAHYAYVLEVGTIALEGDAKELLNDPRVKEAYLGG, from the coding sequence ATGCTTGAAGTTGTAAATCTTGAAGTAAATTACGGAGCAATTAAAGCACTTAAAGGTATATCTTTTAAAGTAAAACCTGGAGAAATTGTAACTTTAATTGGTGCAAATGGTGCTGGTAAAACAACAACTTTGAGAACAATTAGTGGTCTTATAAAACCTTCTGATGGAAAAATCTATTTTAAAGGTCAAGATATAACAAACCTTGATGCTCATAAAATTGTTGAACTTGGAATTTCTCATGTACCAGAAGGAAGGAGAGTTTTTGCAACTTTAACTGTTATGGAAAATCTCGAACTTGCAGCATGGACAATTAAAGATAGAAAAATAAGAAATGAAAGATTTGAAATGGTTTTTGAAATTTTTCCTAGACTTAAAGAAAGAAGAAAACAATTAGCAGGGACACTTTCTGGTGGAGAACAACAGATGCTTTCAGTTGCAAGAGCATTAACAACCGGAGGAGATATAATGCTCCTTGATGAACCTTCAATGGGACTTGCTCCAATTCTTGTTGATGAAATTTTTGAAATTCTTGAAAAAATTAATAAACAAGGAACAACAATTCTTTTAGTCGAGCAAAATGCAAGAAAGGCACTGAATCTTGCTCATTATGCATATGTTCTTGAAGTTGGAACAATTGCACTTGAAGGTGATGCTAAAGAACTTTTGAATGACCCTAGAGTTAAAGAAGCATATCTTGGAGGTTAA
- a CDS encoding ABC transporter ATP-binding protein, whose product MDVILSLKNITHYFGGLRAVCNFNIDLPKGALWGLIGPNGAGKTTIFNLITGVYTPTQGKIIFEGQDITGLKSHLIIERGIARTFQNLRIFNELTVLDNIRVARHFRTNYSIYDAILRNRKYFEEEKKIKEEALELLEIFGLKHRANDLAKHLPYGELRKLEIARALATKPKLLLLDEPAAGMNPKEVGNLMELIHSIRDTFKVTIFLVEHQMRVVMGICERIKVMDFGETIAEGTPDEIRNDKKVIEAYLGSEGGKCNA is encoded by the coding sequence ATGGATGTAATTCTTTCTCTTAAAAATATTACTCACTATTTTGGTGGTTTAAGAGCTGTTTGTAATTTTAATATAGATTTACCAAAAGGTGCTTTATGGGGTTTAATTGGACCAAACGGAGCAGGTAAAACAACAATATTTAATTTAATAACAGGAGTTTATACACCAACCCAAGGTAAAATAATTTTTGAAGGACAAGATATAACTGGTTTAAAATCTCACCTTATAATTGAAAGAGGAATTGCAAGAACATTCCAAAATTTAAGAATTTTTAATGAACTTACTGTACTTGATAATATAAGAGTTGCAAGACATTTTAGAACTAATTACTCAATATATGATGCAATTTTAAGAAATAGAAAATATTTTGAAGAAGAAAAGAAAATTAAAGAAGAAGCACTTGAACTCCTTGAGATTTTTGGTTTAAAACATAGAGCAAATGATCTTGCTAAACACCTTCCATATGGAGAATTAAGAAAACTAGAAATTGCGAGAGCGCTTGCTACAAAACCAAAACTACTACTTCTTGATGAACCAGCAGCAGGTATGAATCCTAAAGAAGTTGGAAATTTGATGGAACTAATTCATTCAATAAGAGATACATTTAAAGTAACAATTTTTCTCGTTGAACATCAAATGAGAGTTGTTATGGGAATTTGTGAAAGAATAAAGGTTATGGATTTTGGAGAAACAATAGCAGAAGGAACACCAGATGAAATCAGAAATGATAAAAAAGTGATTGAGGCATATCTAGGAAGTGAAGGAGGAAAATGTAATGCTTGA
- a CDS encoding branched-chain amino acid ABC transporter permease: MEKIFNLQQLINGIQLGSIYALISLGYTMVYGIVRXINFAHGDYFMIGAFAAYFTVILSTARGLTIPVYIVFLISMAAGAGIAALANQVAYKPLRYKPRLSALITAIGVSMFIEYIFSALPFIGPSYRAFPNDKLIKNKIYEFGKTTLSNYAIIDVLVSIGLMIFLTYLVKYTKIGKAMRAVSQDKDAAKLMGIDIEKIIMITFVVGGAFAGAAGILTGISYPRIFPYMGILPGLKAFIAAVLGGIGNIPGAMLGSYIMGISETFATSYNSLLGEGIAFAILIIVLIFRPQGLLGETVAEKV, from the coding sequence ATGGAAAAAATTTTTAATTTACAACAATTAATAAATGGTATTCAACTTGGAAGTATTTATGCATTAATATCACTTGGATATACTATGGTTTATGGTATAGTTAGGCNAATTAATTTTGCCCATGGTGATTATTTCATGATTGGTGCATTTGCTGCATATTTTACTGTTATTTTATCTACTGCAAGAGGTTTAACCATTCCTGTTTATATTGTATTTTTGATAAGTATGGCAGCAGGAGCAGGTATAGCAGCGCTTGCAAATCAGGTTGCATATAAACCATTAAGATATAAACCGAGATTATCAGCTTTAATAACTGCAATTGGAGTATCAATGTTTATAGAGTATATATTTTCTGCCCTTCCTTTTATTGGTCCATCATATAGAGCTTTTCCAAATGATAAATTAATTAAAAACAAAATATATGAATTTGGTAAAACAACTTTATCAAATTATGCAATTATTGATGTTCTTGTAAGTATTGGACTTATGATATTTTTAACTTATCTTGTTAAATATACAAAAATTGGAAAAGCAATGAGAGCAGTGTCACAAGATAAAGACGCTGCAAAACTTATGGGAATAGATATAGAGAAAATAATAATGATCACTTTCGTTGTTGGAGGTGCATTTGCAGGAGCAGCAGGAATTTTAACTGGTATTTCTTATCCAAGAATATTTCCTTATATGGGTATTCTTCCTGGACTTAAAGCATTTATTGCAGCAGTTTTAGGTGGAATTGGAAACATACCTGGTGCAATGCTTGGAAGTTATATTATGGGGATATCAGAGACATTTGCAACATCTTACAATTCATTGTTAGGTGAAGGAATTGCTTTTGCTATCTTGATAATTGTTTTGATTTTCAGACCTCAAGGTCTTTTAGGTGAAACAGTAGCTGAAAAAGTTTAG
- a CDS encoding transglutaminase domain-containing protein — protein sequence MSLIENPQELPFPIIHYYKVNQEFEIINKLYFERDYSFNLKIKIENPLNANIEIIEWALGERERQNNNFNWIKPIFENGFYHLDGILPKREIFLKLKIKTNSLTGVYNGKLTFTHYLKPYELKIVMGTVDKFYFENPNQNLIPYIVGYNFEYGITTPTLEKEGGIHPFNEKIKYYAEKFKKISEFETAQEYLNFVMKIFASGINVTFTGDYPDFHYIEKFEKEGSIYGVCSERSIVLISLLRSVGIPSRLVFASGFPVDHVFIESFINGKWINLDPTYGFINKYDGYYVKEVRNLTTLQSFFAGVRGELKKNKNNITGIYPYEEIVNNKYLKENIVITGIGGIKINSFYFLKIKMKWSLFNFSDKSLFIFILDGLNNKYVGEIFVSSLFFNFGEGSILIKLDIKKFSEKDNKKFFKLKVYLNKDKKVIDIYEPGEGLLLENFSI from the coding sequence TTGTCTTTAATTGAAAATCCTCAAGAACTTCCATTTCCTATTATTCATTATTATAAGGTAAATCAAGAATTTGAAATTATAAATAAACTTTATTTTGAAAGAGATTACAGTTTCAATTTAAAAATTAAAATTGAAAATCCATTAAATGCAAATATTGAAATAATTGAGTGGGCTCTTGGTGAAAGAGAAAGACAAAACAACAATTTTAATTGGATAAAACCAATTTTTGAGAATGGATTTTATCACCTCGATGGAATCTTGCCTAAAAGAGAAATTTTTCTTAAATTAAAAATTAAAACAAATTCTTTAACAGGTGTTTATAATGGAAAATTAACTTTTACACATTACCTTAAACCATATGAATTAAAAATAGTGATGGGAACTGTTGATAAATTCTATTTTGAAAATCCAAATCAAAATTTAATTCCTTATATTGTTGGATATAATTTTGAATATGGAATAACAACCCCAACATTAGAGAAAGAGGGCGGGATTCATCCTTTTAATGAAAAAATTAAATATTATGCAGAAAAATTTAAAAAAATTAGTGAATTTGAAACAGCTCAAGAATATTTAAATTTTGTTATGAAAATTTTTGCTTCAGGCATAAATGTAACATTCACAGGTGATTATCCAGATTTCCATTATATAGAAAAATTTGAGAAAGAGGGTTCCATATATGGAGTATGCTCTGAAAGATCAATAGTTCTTATTTCACTTTTAAGAAGTGTTGGAATACCATCTAGATTAGTTTTTGCTTCTGGTTTTCCAGTTGACCATGTTTTTATTGAATCATTTATAAATGGTAAATGGATAAACCTTGACCCAACATATGGATTTATAAATAAATATGATGGTTATTATGTAAAAGAGGTAAGAAATTTAACTACACTTCAATCATTTTTTGCTGGAGTAAGAGGGGAACTCAAAAAAAATAAAAATAATATTACTGGAATTTATCCATATGAAGAAATTGTTAATAATAAATATTTAAAGGAAAATATTGTAATTACAGGAATTGGTGGAATAAAAATTAATAGTTTTTATTTTTTAAAGATAAAAATGAAGTGGTCTTTGTTTAATTTTAGTGATAAATCACTTTTTATTTTTATTTTAGATGGGCTCAATAATAAATATGTAGGTGAAATTTTTGTTTCATCTTTATTTTTTAATTTTGGAGAAGGATCTATTTTAATTAAACTTGATATAAAGAAATTTTCAGAAAAAGATAATAAAAAATTTTTTAAATTAAAAGTTTATTTAAATAAAGATAAAAAAGTAATTGATATTTATGAACCAGGTGAAGGTCTTCTCCTTGAAAATTTTTCTATTTAA